One genomic segment of Aquipluma nitroreducens includes these proteins:
- a CDS encoding NADH-quinone oxidoreductase subunit A, producing the protein MESESLILFFIVALILVGGAIIFSTLVAPSSLNPVKSEPYECGIPSEGPAWIQFNVGYYLFAIIYLVFDVETVFLFPWGVVMKSIGMRAFIEIIIFFFILGLGLLYAWKKGALKWV; encoded by the coding sequence ATGGAAAGCGAATCATTAATTCTCTTTTTTATAGTTGCACTAATCTTGGTAGGTGGGGCAATTATATTCTCAACCCTTGTTGCTCCAAGCTCATTAAATCCCGTAAAATCAGAACCGTACGAATGCGGTATTCCATCTGAAGGACCGGCATGGATTCAATTCAACGTGGGTTACTACCTTTTTGCAATTATTTACCTTGTTTTCGATGTTGAAACCGTGTTTCTATTCCCTTGGGGTGTAGTCATGAAATCAATCGGGATGAGGGCATTTATTGAAATCATTATTTTCTTCTTCATACTTGGTCTTGGACTTTTGTATGCATGGAAAAAAGGAGCTTTGAAATGGGTTTAA
- a CDS encoding NADH-quinone oxidoreductase subunit B, translating into MKDEDFGDSESLELLKKSGGNVFMTSIDAVLNWGVSNSIWPLTFATSCCGIEMMAAGASRHDFARFGIEVYRPSPRQADVIVIAGTINHKMAPVLKRLYDQMPDPKYVIAMGACAVSGGPFFYNSYSVVRGVDHILPVDVYVPGCPPRPEALLYGVMQLQRKIKGDSLFDSEDSTERLL; encoded by the coding sequence ATGAAAGATGAAGATTTCGGAGATAGCGAATCTCTCGAACTCTTAAAAAAGTCAGGCGGAAACGTCTTCATGACTAGTATTGACGCAGTTCTGAACTGGGGTGTATCGAACTCCATTTGGCCACTCACCTTTGCGACCAGTTGTTGCGGAATTGAGATGATGGCTGCCGGAGCATCAAGGCACGACTTTGCCCGTTTTGGGATTGAAGTTTACCGTCCTTCGCCACGCCAGGCCGATGTAATCGTTATTGCAGGAACCATCAATCACAAAATGGCTCCTGTTCTGAAACGTTTATACGACCAGATGCCCGATCCGAAATACGTAATCGCCATGGGCGCATGCGCCGTTTCTGGAGGACCATTCTTCTACAATTCGTATTCAGTGGTACGCGGTGTTGATCATATCCTTCCGGTGGATGTTTATGTTCCCGGATGTCCGCCCCGCCCCGAAGCACTCCTTTATGGCGTGATGCAATTGCAGCGAAAAATTAAAGGTGATTCACTTTTTGATTCAGAAGATTCAACTGAAAGGTTGCTCTAA
- a CDS encoding NADH-quinone oxidoreductase subunit C: MLNRQELTDIISGFVPEAEFPEGKQLLEVIVPAEKLFSLVENLKSDKRTAFNYLINHTAVDFTTHFTVVYHLESTDFRHLIVLKSLIADRENPNVDSLTALYPTAEYFEREVFDLFGIRFNNHPNLKRFFMEDDYGYPLRKDFRDEVNIIER; this comes from the coding sequence ATGCTAAACAGACAAGAATTAACAGATATTATTTCAGGTTTTGTTCCTGAAGCTGAGTTTCCTGAAGGTAAACAACTGTTGGAAGTTATTGTTCCGGCAGAGAAATTATTTTCTTTAGTGGAAAATCTGAAATCAGATAAAAGAACAGCATTCAATTATCTGATCAACCACACTGCCGTTGATTTTACAACTCATTTCACAGTGGTTTATCACCTCGAATCTACAGATTTCAGACATTTAATTGTACTGAAATCATTGATTGCAGATCGTGAAAATCCAAACGTAGACAGCTTAACTGCTTTGTATCCGACTGCTGAATATTTTGAGCGCGAAGTTTTCGACCTGTTTGGAATACGGTTTAATAACCATCCAAACCTGAAACGCTTTTTCATGGAAGATGACTACGGCTACCCGCTTCGCAAAGATTTCCGCGATGAAGTAAACATTATTGAACGTTAA
- a CDS encoding NADH-quinone oxidoreductase subunit D: MSEEIIKDVIIGENEDYIINMGPQHPSTHGVLRFEVCLKGETVKYLIPHIGYIHRGIEKMCEAITYPQIIHLTDRMDYLSAHMNNEAVCLLVEDALQVEVPERVKYIRTILDELNRIASHQLWWCAFGMDLGALTSFFYGLRDREHILDIFEESFGSRLLHSYVMPGGLMHDVHPNFQKRIKEFITYFRKKLPEYDQLLTGNVIFQNRVKGIGHMSKETAIGYGVTGPSGRGSDYSCDVRKIAPYGAYDKVQFNEILETGCDTWARYKVRMGEMWESLSILEQLVDNIPEGDFTAKMKPIIKLPAGEYFQRVETARGELAVYAVSDGNKSPLRMRFRTPNFSNLFVMNEITAGHKIADLIAISGSLDLVIPDIDR, translated from the coding sequence ATGAGTGAAGAAATTATAAAAGACGTGATTATCGGGGAGAACGAGGACTATATTATTAATATGGGTCCCCAGCACCCTTCGACTCACGGTGTATTAAGGTTTGAGGTTTGCCTGAAAGGTGAAACCGTCAAATACCTGATTCCACACATTGGATACATTCACCGTGGAATTGAAAAGATGTGCGAAGCCATTACCTATCCGCAGATTATTCACCTGACCGACCGAATGGATTACCTTTCGGCTCACATGAATAACGAAGCGGTTTGTTTGCTTGTTGAAGATGCTTTGCAGGTTGAAGTTCCGGAGCGGGTAAAGTATATTCGTACTATTCTGGACGAACTGAACCGAATTGCATCGCACCAACTGTGGTGGTGCGCTTTTGGTATGGATTTGGGCGCATTAACCAGCTTCTTCTACGGACTGCGCGATCGTGAGCACATTCTCGATATTTTCGAAGAATCGTTCGGATCGAGATTACTTCACAGTTACGTGATGCCTGGCGGTTTGATGCACGACGTTCATCCCAACTTCCAAAAACGGATAAAAGAATTCATCACCTACTTCAGGAAAAAATTACCTGAATACGACCAGTTACTTACCGGCAATGTAATTTTCCAGAACCGTGTCAAAGGAATTGGGCACATGAGTAAAGAGACTGCTATCGGATACGGTGTTACCGGTCCTTCAGGCCGTGGTTCCGATTACTCGTGCGACGTTCGTAAAATTGCACCTTACGGAGCTTACGATAAAGTTCAGTTCAACGAAATTCTGGAAACAGGCTGCGATACCTGGGCTCGCTACAAAGTGAGAATGGGCGAAATGTGGGAATCACTCAGCATCCTGGAACAATTGGTTGACAATATTCCTGAAGGCGATTTCACTGCCAAAATGAAACCAATCATCAAACTTCCGGCTGGAGAATATTTCCAGAGAGTAGAAACTGCCCGCGGCGAATTGGCTGTATATGCTGTAAGCGACGGCAATAAATCGCCATTGCGCATGAGGTTCCGGACACCAAACTTCAGTAATTTGTTTGTAATGAACGAAATTACTGCGGGACATAAAATTGCCGACCTGATTGCCATCAGCGGTTCGCTCGATCTTGTAATCCCTGATATTGACCGATAA